The Actinomycetes bacterium nucleotide sequence GCGAGGGCGATGCCACATCGTCCAGCTCCACCTCGGCTGTGGGTGACGCGGCCGGAGAGGCCGAGTCCGGGGCGGAAGCGCCCGTCAAGGTCATGGTGACCAACGACGACGGCATCGGTTCTGAAGGAATAGATGCGCTCGTCCAAGCCCTCGTAGCGCGCGATGACGTGGAGATCGTGGTGGTCGCCCCCGCTGAGAACCAGTCCGGCTCAGGTGGCAAGACCACGGACGCGGTGCTGGAGGCCAACGACGCGCTGACTGCCTCGGGGTACGAGGCGACGGCCGTCGTGGGCTTCCCGGCTGATGCGGTGCTGTACGGGATCGAGGAGCTCGAGGTCGAGCCCGACCTCGTCATCTCGGGCATCAACGACGGCCAGAACATCGGCCCGCTGGTGAACATCTCCGGGACCGTCGGCGCCGCCCGCCAGGCGGCCCAGCTCGGGGTCCCCTCGCTCGCGACGAGCCAGGGGTTCGGTGACCCACCCGACTTCGAGACCTCCGTGGAGGCCGTGATGACGTGGCTCGACGAGAACCTCGACGCCGTGCGCGACGGCACCCTCGGCGTTGCCACCGTGAGCAGCCTGAACGCCCCGACGTGTCCCCAAGGAGAGGTGCAGGGAGTCGTCGAGGTGCCGGTGGCTCCGGACACAGGTGCCGACCTCAACGCGGTCGACTGTGCAGGCACGGCCGATCCGGTCGACGACGTGACGGCCTTCAGCAATGGCTGGGTGAGCCTCTCGGCACTCGAGCCGTCCGGCAGCATCACTTCCTGAACGGGCCTTCGATCCCGACGCCGGGTGCAGCCCGTCAGGCGGCGCGGCTGTCGACGGCCGCCGGTTCACCGATTGGCTCGCGCACGAGTGCACCGGCCGGATAGCCGCGCTCGAACACGTCCTCGAGGTCCATCGCCCTCACCCGGTGCGAGCCGTCGTGGTCGTAACGCCGTTCGCAGAACTCCTGGAGGTTGCCCATCACAGCGGTGGAGAGGTCGTTCAGCGAACCGTCAGTGGCCGAGCCCAGGTCGACGCCCGGTGTCACATCGGCAATGGCGAGGATCTCGCGCACCATCTCGCTGTGCTGGCCCGTGGACACCACGACGGGGTCCATGAACTCGCTGCGGCGCAGGGCGGTGACGACGGGGAGCATCTTGATGGCTTCGGGTCGCGTGCCGATGACCGTGAGTACGTGAGCTGTCACAGGCCAACAGTCGCCCAGTGGAGCCACCGGGTTGAGGTGTTCGGGAACCGCGATCGGCGTGAGGGTGCACCGAATCAATGGCACTCTGTGGGGAATGCTTGATCCGTCGCAGTACAGGGTGCCCGACCAGGGCGGCAAGGTCGCCGTGGTTACGGGCGCCAATGGAGGGCTCGGCCTCTGTGTGGCCGAGCGACTGGCGGCCGCCGGCGCGGACGTGGTCATGGCCTGTCGCAACATGAAAAAGGCGGCGGACGCGGCTCGCCGGGTCGAAGCAGCATCAACCGGCGGCCGAGTGAGCGTGCTCGCGTTGGACCTGTCGTCGCAGAGCTCGGTGCGCGAGGCGGCATCGAAGGCAACGGCCGAGCTCGGGCGGGTCGACATGCTCGTCAACAACGCCGGAGTGATGGCGGTGCCGCGTGAGCTCACCGAGGACGGCTGGGAGCGCCAGTTGGCGACCAACCACCTCGGACACTTCGCGTTCACGGCGCTGTTGTGGCCGCTGCTGGCCGAGGCTCCGGCCGCGAGGGTCGTGGCGGTCAGCTCCAACGCGCACAGGATGGGGCGGATCCGCTTCGACGACCTCGACGGCGAGCGGTCCTACAACCCGTGGGTGGCCTATGCGCAGTCCAAGCTGGCGGACCTGTTGTTCGTCGCCGAGTTGCAGCGGCGGCTCGACGCCGTCGGCTCACCGGCCATGGCCACCGCAGCCCATCCCGGGTGGTCGGCCACCGACCTGCAGACCACCGGTCGAGGGGCGGGCCGTCTCGAGACGCGCCTCATGGACTTCGTCAATGGCCTGTTCGGCCAGTCAGCCGCAATGGGCGCCCTGCCGACGGTCCATGCAGCCACTTCACCCAACGTCGTGGCGGGTGGCTACTACGGCCCCGGCGGCCCGCTCGAGATGCGCGGCTTCCCTGTGCCGGTGGGCCGGTCGAGGGCCGCCGCCGATGCAGCGACCGCACACGCTCTGTGGGAGGTCTCGGAGCTGCGCACCGGCGTGGAGTTCACGGCCGGCTGACCTGCTCGTGCTCAGAGGTGCCGCGACAGGGTGAGCAGGAAGTCCCCGGCCGCGTCGGTCCAGCTCGCATGTACCCCAAGGCCCGCCGCCGCGAGTT carries:
- a CDS encoding UDP-N-acetyl glucosamine 2-epimerase, whose amino-acid sequence is MTAHVLTVIGTRPEAIKMLPVVTALRRSEFMDPVVVSTGQHSEMVREILAIADVTPGVDLGSATDGSLNDLSTAVMGNLQEFCERRYDHDGSHRVRAMDLEDVFERGYPAGALVREPIGEPAAVDSRAA
- a CDS encoding SDR family NAD(P)-dependent oxidoreductase produces the protein MLDPSQYRVPDQGGKVAVVTGANGGLGLCVAERLAAAGADVVMACRNMKKAADAARRVEAASTGGRVSVLALDLSSQSSVREAASKATAELGRVDMLVNNAGVMAVPRELTEDGWERQLATNHLGHFAFTALLWPLLAEAPAARVVAVSSNAHRMGRIRFDDLDGERSYNPWVAYAQSKLADLLFVAELQRRLDAVGSPAMATAAHPGWSATDLQTTGRGAGRLETRLMDFVNGLFGQSAAMGALPTVHAATSPNVVAGGYYGPGGPLEMRGFPVPVGRSRAAADAATAHALWEVSELRTGVEFTAG
- a CDS encoding survival protein SurE, translating into MKKRLALLFPTLVVFSALLLAGCSNDDSTSDEASEGDATSSSSTSAVGDAAGEAESGAEAPVKVMVTNDDGIGSEGIDALVQALVARDDVEIVVVAPAENQSGSGGKTTDAVLEANDALTASGYEATAVVGFPADAVLYGIEELEVEPDLVISGINDGQNIGPLVNISGTVGAARQAAQLGVPSLATSQGFGDPPDFETSVEAVMTWLDENLDAVRDGTLGVATVSSLNAPTCPQGEVQGVVEVPVAPDTGADLNAVDCAGTADPVDDVTAFSNGWVSLSALEPSGSITS